Proteins from one Pagrus major chromosome 1, Pma_NU_1.0 genomic window:
- the scoca gene encoding short coiled-coil protein A isoform X1 — MEAEVDEDDGTFTNISLADDTVDSGTAALYSKQENELFIMNCDIDGDMENQVEMEEKTRLINQVLELQHTLEDLSARVDAVKEENLKLKSENQVLGQYIENLMSASSVFQTTDTKSKRK; from the exons ATGGAGGCCGAGGTGGATGAGGATGACGGGACGTTCACTAACATCTCTCTGGCAGACGACACAG TGGACAGTGGAACTGCAGCCCTGTATTCTAAACAAGAGAACGAGCTTTTCATCATGAACTGCGACATAGATG GCGATATGGAGAACcaggtggagatggaggagaagacgAGGTTAATAAATCAGGTTTTGGAACTTCAGCACACACTGGAAg ACTTGTCGGCGCGGGTCGATGCAGTCAAGGAAGAGAACCTGAAGTTAAAGTCTGAGAACCAGGTCCTCGGCCAGTACATCGAGAACCTCATGTCAGCATCCAGCGTCTTTCAGACCACTGACACCAAGAGCAAACGGAAGTGA
- the scoca gene encoding short coiled-coil protein A isoform X2, producing the protein MNCDIDGDMENQVEMEEKTRLINQVLELQHTLEDLSARVDAVKEENLKLKSENQVLGQYIENLMSASSVFQTTDTKSKRK; encoded by the exons ATGAACTGCGACATAGATG GCGATATGGAGAACcaggtggagatggaggagaagacgAGGTTAATAAATCAGGTTTTGGAACTTCAGCACACACTGGAAg ACTTGTCGGCGCGGGTCGATGCAGTCAAGGAAGAGAACCTGAAGTTAAAGTCTGAGAACCAGGTCCTCGGCCAGTACATCGAGAACCTCATGTCAGCATCCAGCGTCTTTCAGACCACTGACACCAAGAGCAAACGGAAGTGA